The genomic interval CGGTGGTCGGCTTCGTCGGCGTGATCGAGCGCAACGACGGCGTGATCACGATCATCCGGGTGTACGGGCGCAAGGACAAGGTGGCGTCGATCCGCACGGACTCGGACGCGATGCTCGTGTCGGTGGTCAAGAGTCAGTGAGCGGAAAGCGCGACAAGAGTTCCCCCGGCAACCCCTGGGTCAACCAGCCCGGGCCGGAGCCGGACGACGTCGAGCCGGAGGAACAGCTCCCGCCGTCGCCGTGGGATCTCGAGGTGCCACCGCCACCGTCGCCCTGGGGCGGCGGTGGCGCGCCGGGACCGGGTCCGGGACAAGCTCCCGGTCCGGGGCCCGGTGCAGGTCCTGGTCAGAGCCTTGGGCCGGCGACTGAGACGTCGTCGGCGTGGGGTGAGAACGTCGGGCCGCCGTCGCTGCGGCGTCCCCCGCCGGAGAAGAAGAGCGGCTTCCGGATCCCGCCGCTGCTGATCCCGGTCGGCGCCGGGCTGATCGTGGTCGCGCTCGTGGCCGTCGCCCTGGTGCTGCTGTCCGGCGGTGGCGACGACAAGGCCGATCCGACACCCAGCACGTCGGGTACGCCGGTCGGTACGCCGACCGGGCCGACCGCGTCGTACCAGCCGCCGCCGAACGCGATCGCGGTCGGATTCGGCGTCTCGATCGTCCCGGTCCAGGGCTGGAGCCTGTTCACGAAGGAGACCCAGGGCAAGCAGGTCGCGACCTATCCGCCGAACGACAACCTCCACGCGCGGGCCTTCCTGTGGGTGCGCCAGAAGCAGAACGTCACCGCGAAGGCGTACCTGCTGGGGATCATCGAGGGCGAGACCGAGGAAGAGGTCGCGCAGCTCGGCAACGTGCGGAACCTGCCGTGCCCCAAGGACGTCTTGGTGGAGTGCGTCGCGATCGACTACACCTCCACGGCCAAGGAGAACGGCGTGGACGTGAAGGTCCAGGGCTCCGTCGAGGTGTACCGGCGCAAGGACAACGTGGTCACCGCGCTGGACTTCCGGACCCGCGTCGACTTCGCCCAGAAGGCCGAGGCCGACGCCGCGATCATGAAGAAGTCCGTGATCGACAGCCTGTGACGAACCACCGGAACTACCGCGAGGAAACGTTATGAGTCAGCAGTACGGTCCGCCTCCGGGTCCACCGCCCGCGCCCGCTCCTGGCGGCTGGGGTTCCGCGCCGCAGGGTCAGCAGGGTCGTCCGGGTCAGCAGGGTACCCCGGCAGTTGGTGGTTGGGGTTCGGGCGGTGCTGGTGGTGCTGGTGGTCCCGGTAGCTGGGGTCCGGGGCCGGCGCGGCCGAACCATCCGCCGAAGTCGAACCGGACGCAGTGGATCATCATGGCCGGTGCGATCGTCGCGGTGCTGCTGGTCGCGACCGGTGTCGTGCTGCTGGTGAACGGCAGCGGCAAGGACAAGCCGGTGAGTCAGCAGACGCCGGACCCGGTCGGCACGCTGTACACGCCGTCGCCGACTCCGACGCCGAACGACTCCAAGGGACCGAACGACGCCGGTGTCGAGGTCGGCTGGGGGATCTGGTTCACCCCGTCCAAAGGCTGGCTGCCGGACTGGGACAAGTCGAAGAGCGGGAAGAACTACATCCTGCAGCAGTTCAGCGCGCGCGGGCTGATCGACGGGTACTACTGGGTCCGCCAGACCGAGCTGTACAACGCCAAGACCTTCGCCGAGCACCTGGTCGACGTCGAGTCGAACGGCATGCTGGGCGTCAAGATCGGCAGCGGGGTCGCGTGCAAGCCGGCCAACCCGAACATCACCGCCTGCTACGCCCTGTCGTACACCGGCGTCTGGGTAGGCAAGAACGGCGCCAAGGTCGCGATGAAGGGCTTCGTCACCGCCTACCAGGACAAATTCAACCGAGTAACCGCCACCGACGCAGCCCTGGAAACCCGCGTCTACCAACGCCGCGTCAACGAACTCATCTACATGAACAACAGCGTGGTCAAAAGCTTCTGACCCCACCCCCGACGCCGGCGGGGCCCTCCGCTCACCACCACCCGCCGAGCGGAGCGAGGCGGGTGTTTTTTGGGGTTTTTAGAAACTGTCGGCGGCGGACCGTACGGTAGAGGCATGAGACAGGTCTCGGATCTCCAGCGTATGGTCGCCCCGTTGAAGGTGGTGTCGGACTTCGATCCGGCGGGTGACCAGCCGGCCGCGATCGCGGACCTCGAGCGGCGGATCAACGCCGGCGAGCAGGACGTGGTGCTGCTCGGCGCCACCGGTACGGGTAAGACCGCGACCATCGCCTGGCTGGCCGAGAAGATCCAGCGCCCGATGCTGATCCTCCAGCCGAACAAGACCCTGGCCGCCCAGTTCGCGACCGAGCTCCGGCACTTCTTCCCGGAGAACGCCGTCGAGTACTTCGTGTCGTACTACGACTACTACCAGCCCGAGGCGTATGTCCCGCAGACGGACACCTACATCGAGAAGGACTCCTCGATCAACGAGGAGGTCGAGCGGCTGCGGCACTCCGCGACCTGGTCGCTGCTGACCCGCCGCGACGTGGTCGTGGTCGCGACCGTGTCCTGCATCTACGGCCTGGGCTCCGCCGACGAGTACCTGAACCGCATGATCCACGTGAAGGTCGGCGCCGAGATGGACCGCGACGGCCTGCTCCGCCAGCTGGTCGGCGTGCAGTACGCGCGCAACGACCTGGCCGGCACCCGCGGCACGTTCCGGGTCCGCGGCGACACCCTCGAGGTCTTCCCGGTGTACCAGGAGCTCGCCGTCCGGGTGGAGTTCTTCGGCGACGAGATCGAGCGCGTGATGACGCTGCACCCGCTGACCGGTGAGGTGATCTCCGAGGAGGACGAGGTCTACATCGGCGCCGCGACCCACTACGTGACCGCGCCGGAGCGGATGGAGCGCGCGATCACCTCGATCGAGGCGGAGCTGGAGGGGCGGCTGGCCGAGCTCGAGCGCAACGGGCAGCTGCTGGAAGCACAGCGGCTCCGGATGCGTACGACGTACGACATCGAGATGATGCGTCAGATCGGGACCTGCTCGGGCATCGAGAACTACTCGCGGCACACCGACGGCCGTGAGCCCGGGACGGCGCCGCACTGCCTGCTGGACTACTTCCCCGAGGACTTCCTGCTGGTCATCGACGAGTCGCACGTCACCGTCCCGCAGATCGGCGGGATGTACGAGGGCGACATGTCCCGCAAGCGGACCCTGGTCGAGCACGGGTTCCGGCTGCCGTCGGCGATGGACAACCGGCCGCTGCGCTGGGAGGAGTTCCTGGAGCGGATCGGCCAGACCGTCTACCTGTCCGCGACCCCGGGGCAGTACGAACAGGACAAGTCCGACGGGTTCGTCGAGCAGCTCATCCGGCCGACCGGGCTGATCGACCCCGAGGTCATCGTGAAGCCGACCAAGGGCCAGATCGACGACCTGATCCACGAGATCCGGTTGCGGGTCGAGCGCGACGAGCGCGTCCTGGTCACCACGCTGACCAAGAAGATGTCCGAGGACCTCACCGACTACCTGCTGGAAATGGGCATCCGGACCAGGTATCTGCACAGCGAGGTCGACACCCTGCGCCGGGTCGAGCTGCTCCGCGAGCTGCGGATGGGGGAGTACGACGTCCTCGTCGGTATCAACCTGCTGCGTGAGGGCCTCGACCTGCCGGAGGTGTCGCTGGTCGCGATCCTCGACGCGGACAAGGAAGGCTTCCTGCGATCGGGGCGTTCGCTGATCCAGACGATCGGCCGCGCCGCGCGCAACGTGTCCGGCCAGGTGTTCATGTATGCCGACAAGATCACCCCGTCGATGGAGCAGGCGATCGACGAGACCAACCGCCGCCGCGCGAAGCAGATCGCGTATAACGAGGCGAACGGCGTCGACCCGCAGCCGCTGCGGAAGAAGATCGCCGACATCACCGACATGCTGGCCCGCGAGGACGCCGACACCGCCGAGCTGCTGGGCTCCGGCCGCAACCAGTCCCGCGGCAAGGCACCGGTCCCCGGTGGTGGCAAGGCGAAGGCCGGCGAGAAGGCGAAGGAGCTGGCCGGCGGCCTGCCGTCGTCCGATTTGGCCGACCTGATCCAGCAGCTCACGGACCAGATGCACAACGCCGCCGCGGAGCTCCAGTTCGAGGTCGCCGCCCGCTATCGCGACGAGATCTCCGAGCTGAAGAAGGAGCTCCGCCAGATGACCAACGCCGGCGCCAAATAGCCCGCCTCGTCGTACGCCGGACCTCTCAGCCCCGGCGTACGACGGTGTGGACTGTGTGGCGTGGCGTCTCGTCGACGGTCAGCGTGAAGATGTCCGGCCGCGCGTAGTGCCCGACGGAGTCGAAGTCGAAGTAGCCCCGATCCAGCTCGGCCAGATCGAGCTCGGCGACCAGCACGCCTTCCGCGCCGCGCAGCGGTCCGGCGAGGATCTCGCCGAGCGGGGAGATGATCGTGCTGCCGCCGTTGATGAGAACGGTGGCGCCGTCGGTCAGGTATTGGTTGGCGCTGATGACGAAGCACCGGCCTTCGAGGGCGATGTGGCGCATGGTTGCCTGCCACTGGTCGCGATGGTCGACCGTTGGCGCGCACCAGATCTGCACCCCCTTCGCGTACATGGACTGCCGGAAGAGCGGCATGTAGTTCTCCCAGCAGATCGCCGCGCCGAGGACACCAACCTCGGTCTGGACGGCGGGCATCGTCGACCCGTCGCCCTGTCCCCACAGGTACCGCTCCGCCGCGGTCGGCATCAGCTTGCGGTGATGCGCCACCAGCCCGGCGTGCGGGTCGACGAACACGGCCGTGCAGTAGAGGGTGCCGCCGTCTCGTTCGATGACGCCGGCGACCAGGTGGACGTCGAGCTCCGCCGCCAGCTCAGCCAACCGGTCGGTTTCGGGTCCGTGGAGTTGTACGGCGGCCTCGCGGTAGCGCCGGAACAGCTCGCGTCCCTCCGGTGATCGCGCCCCCACGGTGATCCCGAAATCGGAGCCCTTCGGGTAACCGCCGAGCAACGCCTCCGGCAGCACGATCAACCGGGCACCGGCCGCGGCTGCCGCCCGGATGTGCTGCTCCGCGTTGACCAGCGTCGCGGGCGTGTCGAAGAGCGTGGACCCGGCCTGAACCG from Kribbella sp. NBC_00709 carries:
- a CDS encoding nitrilase-related carbon-nitrogen hydrolase, encoding MGSVVVAAVQAGSTLFDTPATLVNAEQHIRAAAAAGARLIVLPEALLGGYPKGSDFGITVGARSPEGRELFRRYREAAVQLHGPETDRLAELAAELDVHLVAGVIERDGGTLYCTAVFVDPHAGLVAHHRKLMPTAAERYLWGQGDGSTMPAVQTEVGVLGAAICWENYMPLFRQSMYAKGVQIWCAPTVDHRDQWQATMRHIALEGRCFVISANQYLTDGATVLINGGSTIISPLGEILAGPLRGAEGVLVAELDLAELDRGYFDFDSVGHYARPDIFTLTVDETPRHTVHTVVRRG
- the uvrB gene encoding excinuclease ABC subunit UvrB, with the translated sequence MRQVSDLQRMVAPLKVVSDFDPAGDQPAAIADLERRINAGEQDVVLLGATGTGKTATIAWLAEKIQRPMLILQPNKTLAAQFATELRHFFPENAVEYFVSYYDYYQPEAYVPQTDTYIEKDSSINEEVERLRHSATWSLLTRRDVVVVATVSCIYGLGSADEYLNRMIHVKVGAEMDRDGLLRQLVGVQYARNDLAGTRGTFRVRGDTLEVFPVYQELAVRVEFFGDEIERVMTLHPLTGEVISEEDEVYIGAATHYVTAPERMERAITSIEAELEGRLAELERNGQLLEAQRLRMRTTYDIEMMRQIGTCSGIENYSRHTDGREPGTAPHCLLDYFPEDFLLVIDESHVTVPQIGGMYEGDMSRKRTLVEHGFRLPSAMDNRPLRWEEFLERIGQTVYLSATPGQYEQDKSDGFVEQLIRPTGLIDPEVIVKPTKGQIDDLIHEIRLRVERDERVLVTTLTKKMSEDLTDYLLEMGIRTRYLHSEVDTLRRVELLRELRMGEYDVLVGINLLREGLDLPEVSLVAILDADKEGFLRSGRSLIQTIGRAARNVSGQVFMYADKITPSMEQAIDETNRRRAKQIAYNEANGVDPQPLRKKIADITDMLAREDADTAELLGSGRNQSRGKAPVPGGGKAKAGEKAKELAGGLPSSDLADLIQQLTDQMHNAAAELQFEVAARYRDEISELKKELRQMTNAGAK